A genomic region of Acidobacteriota bacterium contains the following coding sequences:
- the mgtE gene encoding magnesium transporter — MSRRIDVVLDSVKRLLRIGATANLLNLLQKQHPADLAPVFAALLETERHAVFSLLAERSGRLAMETVSEMGPEEGAKLLTGRSAEEIARLLQEIASDDAAALIDYLPDELSTEVLELMRRRESGQVESLLEYGEQTAGRIMNPQVFACSEDLTVAEAITALQGARDVEMVFYLYVVDARRHLVGVTSLRRLLLVSPETPLKRIMTPEVTSVRVDTDQEEVARQVASYNLLAVPVVDEESKLVGVVTVDDVIDVIKDEASEDLLRLAGVSGDERVTTPASEAFPKRLPWLLANLVTAFLAASVVALFEGTIQQVTALAIFMPIVAGMGGNAGTQTLTVIVRGLALGELSWESGKKVLAKEALIGLGNGFALGIVAAGVAWATKADPILALLLGMAMVCNMFVAATAGVLVPLGLKAMKVDPALGSSVFITTFTDVVGFASFLGLATIFLRYLIQ; from the coding sequence GTGTCCCGCCGAATCGACGTCGTCCTCGACTCTGTCAAGCGGCTGCTCCGCATTGGCGCGACGGCCAATCTCCTGAACCTGCTCCAGAAACAACACCCGGCCGACCTGGCGCCCGTGTTCGCCGCGCTGCTCGAGACCGAGCGGCATGCGGTGTTCTCGCTGCTGGCCGAGCGCAGCGGCCGCCTCGCCATGGAAACCGTCAGCGAAATGGGCCCCGAAGAGGGCGCCAAGCTGCTGACCGGCCGGTCCGCCGAAGAGATCGCCAGGCTGCTGCAGGAAATTGCCTCGGACGACGCGGCGGCGTTGATCGACTACTTGCCTGATGAGCTGTCGACCGAAGTCCTGGAGTTGATGCGGCGCCGCGAGTCGGGCCAGGTCGAAAGCCTGCTCGAATACGGCGAGCAGACGGCCGGCCGCATCATGAACCCCCAGGTGTTCGCCTGCAGCGAAGACCTGACGGTGGCCGAAGCCATTACCGCGCTGCAGGGCGCTCGCGATGTCGAGATGGTGTTCTACCTCTACGTCGTCGACGCCCGGCGTCACCTCGTGGGGGTGACCTCGCTGCGCCGGTTGCTGCTGGTCTCGCCAGAGACGCCGCTCAAGCGCATCATGACGCCGGAAGTCACCAGCGTCCGCGTCGATACCGACCAGGAAGAGGTCGCGCGGCAGGTGGCGTCGTACAACCTGCTGGCCGTGCCGGTCGTCGACGAAGAAAGCAAGCTCGTCGGCGTGGTCACCGTGGACGACGTCATCGACGTCATCAAGGACGAGGCCAGCGAAGACCTGTTGCGCCTGGCCGGCGTGTCGGGTGACGAGCGGGTCACGACCCCGGCCTCGGAAGCGTTTCCCAAGCGGCTACCGTGGCTGCTGGCGAATCTGGTGACGGCGTTTCTCGCCGCCTCGGTGGTGGCACTCTTCGAGGGCACCATTCAGCAGGTGACGGCGCTGGCCATCTTCATGCCGATCGTGGCCGGCATGGGCGGCAACGCCGGCACCCAGACGCTGACGGTCATTGTCCGCGGCCTGGCGCTCGGCGAGCTCAGCTGGGAATCGGGCAAGAAGGTCCTGGCCAAAGAGGCGTTGATCGGCCTGGGCAACGGGTTCGCCCTTGGCATTGTCGCGGCCGGTGTGGCCTGGGCGACCAAGGCCGACCCGATTCTGGCGCTGCTGCTGGGCATGGCCATGGTTTGCAACATGTTTGTCGCGGCCACGGCCGGCGTGCTCGTGCCCCTCGGGCTGAAGGCCATGAAGGTGGATCCGGCCCTGGGGTCGTCGGTCTTCATCACCACCTTCACCGACGTCGTCGGGTTTGCCTCGTTCCTGGGGCTGGCCACGATATTCCTGCGGTATCTGATCCAATAG
- the era gene encoding GTPase Era: MALIGRPNAGKSTLLNKLVGQKLAIVSDKPQTTRNRIVGVKNYPDPSTGSGSPRAESGGEGQVVFLDTPGVHKPLHRLNVRMVDAALDTLKEVDVIAVVVDGSEPGGAGDDFLMDVIRRSKVPRVLVLNKVDIADKASLLPRLAEYEKAVGFADLVPVSALTGENVDRLERVLLSHLPEGDPIYPDDYLTDQPERFFVAELIREQVLQQTRDELPFSTAVVVDKFEEADAKGLMRFFCTILVERDSQKPILIGRAGARIREIGTAARKELEAFFDARVFLDLHVKVREGWREDERMLDTLGLPARRKGK; the protein is encoded by the coding sequence GTGGCACTGATCGGCCGCCCGAATGCGGGCAAGTCCACGTTGCTCAACAAGCTGGTCGGCCAGAAACTCGCCATCGTCTCCGACAAACCCCAGACCACCCGCAATCGAATTGTCGGCGTTAAGAACTATCCAGACCCTTCGACAGGCTCAGGGTCGCCCCGAGCGGAGTCGGGGGGCGAAGGTCAGGTCGTGTTCCTGGATACTCCTGGCGTGCACAAGCCGCTGCATCGCTTGAACGTGCGCATGGTGGATGCCGCGCTCGACACGCTCAAGGAAGTGGACGTGATCGCGGTCGTCGTCGATGGCAGCGAGCCAGGTGGGGCGGGTGACGACTTCCTGATGGATGTCATTCGCCGGTCGAAGGTGCCGCGCGTCCTCGTGCTCAACAAGGTCGACATTGCGGACAAGGCGTCCCTGTTGCCGCGGCTGGCCGAGTACGAAAAGGCCGTGGGCTTTGCGGACCTGGTGCCGGTCTCGGCGCTGACCGGCGAGAACGTCGATCGGCTGGAGAGGGTGTTGCTGTCGCACCTGCCCGAGGGCGACCCCATCTATCCGGACGACTACCTCACCGATCAGCCGGAGCGGTTTTTCGTGGCCGAGCTGATTCGCGAGCAGGTGCTGCAACAAACGCGTGACGAACTGCCGTTCTCCACGGCCGTGGTGGTCGATAAGTTCGAAGAGGCCGACGCCAAGGGGCTGATGCGGTTCTTTTGCACCATCCTGGTCGAGCGCGACAGCCAGAAGCCGATCCTGATCGGCCGCGCCGGCGCGCGCATCCGGGAGATTGGGACGGCGGCGCGCAAGGAGCTCGAGGCGTTCTTCGACGCGCGGGTGTTCCTCGATCTGCACGTCAAGGTCCGCGAAGGCTGGCGTGAGGACGAGCGCATGCTCGACACACTGGGTCTGCCTGCCCGCCGTAAGGGAAAGTAA
- a CDS encoding hemolysin family protein: MTPLLLFLLGCAATYLGTVSAGFNALMRLSLRIHAERTDRDDALGWYLDDPRRLFIPVRILFSIITVLSTALLARVTGVDPAGFPLLVLSVIGVMLSCEHLIPLLIVRRDPERVLDVLLPSFDVVAKGLRPLTAALLRVGTSRRRAPAANGNGHADPPTTERTPVQAEVEAAQDGQARELLRNLADFRETMVREVMTPRPDIIGIDQSATIEQLYTLFREQQYSRIPVFKDSLDNVTGFIFLKDLIMRGAPTSGPILPFTRPAHFVPETNRVPELLKEFQRKRLQSAIVVDEYGGTAGLVTVEDLLEEIVGEIRDEYDVEVERILDEGGGQFVFSGSTHVEEMANLMRVTIEGQGFETVGGFLLSRLGRVPAVGEHFDLDGLDVEILETEQRRITRVRLRRQDEDAGEREAVR; encoded by the coding sequence ATGACACCGCTGCTGTTGTTTCTGCTGGGGTGTGCCGCCACCTACCTGGGTACGGTGTCGGCGGGCTTCAACGCCCTGATGCGGTTATCGCTCCGGATCCATGCCGAACGCACCGACCGGGATGACGCGCTCGGGTGGTACCTGGACGACCCGCGCCGCCTGTTCATTCCCGTTCGCATCCTGTTTTCGATCATCACGGTCCTGTCAACGGCGCTACTCGCGCGGGTGACCGGCGTCGATCCAGCCGGCTTCCCACTGCTGGTGCTCTCGGTGATTGGCGTCATGCTGAGCTGCGAGCACCTGATCCCGCTGCTGATCGTGCGGCGAGACCCGGAACGTGTGCTCGATGTGTTGCTGCCCTCGTTTGACGTCGTGGCGAAGGGGCTGCGCCCGTTGACGGCGGCACTGCTGCGCGTGGGCACCAGCCGGCGCCGGGCACCGGCGGCGAACGGCAACGGCCACGCCGACCCGCCCACCACGGAGAGGACGCCGGTGCAGGCCGAGGTCGAAGCGGCCCAGGACGGGCAGGCCCGTGAGCTGCTGCGTAACCTGGCGGATTTCCGCGAAACGATGGTGCGCGAGGTCATGACGCCGCGGCCCGACATCATCGGCATCGACCAATCGGCGACCATCGAGCAGCTCTACACGCTGTTTCGCGAACAGCAGTACTCGCGCATTCCCGTCTTCAAGGACTCGCTGGATAACGTCACCGGCTTCATCTTCCTGAAGGATCTGATCATGCGCGGCGCGCCCACTTCGGGCCCGATCCTGCCGTTCACGCGTCCGGCGCACTTCGTGCCCGAAACCAACCGGGTACCTGAACTGCTGAAGGAGTTTCAGCGCAAGCGTCTGCAAAGCGCCATCGTGGTCGACGAGTACGGCGGCACCGCGGGCCTGGTGACGGTCGAGGACCTGCTCGAAGAGATCGTCGGCGAGATCCGCGATGAGTACGATGTGGAAGTCGAGCGGATCCTCGATGAGGGCGGCGGCCAGTTCGTGTTCAGCGGCAGCACCCACGTCGAGGAGATGGCCAACCTCATGAGGGTGACCATCGAAGGCCAGGGCTTCGAGACCGTTGGCGGCTTCCTGTTGTCACGGCTCGGCCGCGTGCCGGCCGTCGGCGAGCACTTTGACCTCGACGGCCTCGACGTGGAGATTCTCGAGACCGAACAGCGCCGTATCACCCGCGTCCGCCTGCGACGCCAGGACGAAGATGCCGGCGAGCGCGAGGCGGTGCGTTGA
- the ybeY gene encoding rRNA maturation RNase YbeY, which produces MAAARLHVSVASPDSGTLSTRGLGPWLAKWAPASARGDVSIAVVSDRRMRALNRQFRGKDAATDVLSFPARTPGSFSPGADTKMNPASFLGDIVIAAGVAARQAREAGHPVSTELRVLALHGLLHLLGYDHDTDGGKMARAEARLRKKAGLREGLIERAR; this is translated from the coding sequence ATGGCAGCGGCCCGTCTGCACGTTAGTGTCGCCTCGCCGGATTCCGGGACCCTGTCCACACGGGGGCTGGGCCCTTGGCTGGCGAAATGGGCGCCGGCGTCGGCGCGGGGCGACGTGAGCATTGCCGTGGTGTCGGATCGCCGCATGCGCGCGCTCAATCGACAGTTCCGTGGCAAGGACGCAGCAACCGATGTGCTGTCGTTTCCGGCCAGGACGCCGGGTTCATTTTCGCCTGGCGCGGACACGAAAATGAACCCGGCGTCGTTCCTGGGCGATATCGTCATCGCGGCCGGCGTGGCCGCGCGACAAGCGCGCGAAGCCGGGCATCCGGTCAGCACCGAGCTGCGGGTGCTCGCGCTGCACGGCCTGTTGCACCTGCTGGGCTACGATCACGACACCGACGGTGGCAAGATGGCGCGCGCCGAAGCGCGGCTGCGCAAGAAGGCGGGTTTGCGCGAAGGACTCATAGAACGGGCCCGATGA
- a CDS encoding PhoH family protein, giving the protein MRKVAVPETGMSTLFGAYDVNLRQLEDLLNVRIRTQGHELLVEGMPADTAKVARLIEQLGGLIADGHSISDRDVKTASQLLVDDGAIDLRDHFLKDGQLRQAGKKRIAPKSANQRRYLDAIDQYDIVFGVGPAGTGKTYLAMAQAVSYLIAKKVSRIVLVRPAVEAGEKLGFLPGDLQEKVNPYLRPLYDALYDMLDVEKADRLLERGTIEVAPLAFMRGRTLNDAVVILDEAQNTTSEQMKMFLTRLGFGSKAIVTGDVTQIDLPIGRMSGLVQAMEVVGKVDGISFIYFDDKDVVRHKLVQAIVKAYDAYGSGPSAR; this is encoded by the coding sequence ATGCGCAAGGTAGCCGTCCCCGAGACGGGCATGTCGACCCTGTTTGGGGCCTACGACGTCAACCTCCGGCAGCTCGAAGACCTCCTCAACGTCCGCATCCGGACCCAGGGCCACGAACTGCTGGTCGAAGGGATGCCGGCGGATACCGCCAAAGTGGCGCGCCTCATCGAACAGCTTGGCGGCCTGATCGCCGACGGGCATTCCATTTCTGACCGCGACGTGAAGACGGCATCGCAACTGCTGGTGGACGATGGCGCCATCGATCTGCGCGACCACTTCCTGAAGGACGGCCAGCTGCGCCAGGCCGGCAAGAAGCGCATTGCCCCGAAGTCGGCCAACCAGCGCCGGTATCTCGACGCCATCGACCAGTACGACATCGTCTTCGGCGTGGGCCCGGCCGGCACCGGCAAGACCTACCTGGCCATGGCCCAGGCCGTGAGTTACCTGATTGCCAAGAAGGTCAGCCGCATCGTGCTGGTGCGTCCCGCGGTCGAGGCTGGCGAGAAGCTCGGTTTCCTGCCCGGCGATTTGCAGGAGAAGGTCAATCCGTATCTCCGCCCGCTCTACGACGCCCTCTACGACATGCTCGACGTCGAGAAGGCGGATCGCCTGCTCGAGCGCGGCACCATCGAGGTGGCGCCGCTCGCCTTCATGCGCGGCCGCACGCTGAACGACGCGGTCGTCATTCTCGACGAAGCGCAGAACACCACGAGCGAGCAGATGAAGATGTTCCTGACACGCCTGGGCTTTGGCTCGAAGGCCATCGTGACCGGCGACGTCACCCAGATCGACTTGCCGATCGGGCGCATGTCGGGCCTGGTGCAGGCCATGGAAGTGGTGGGGAAGGTCGACGGCATTTCGTTCATCTATTTCGACGACAAGGATGTCGTGCGGCACAAGCTCGTGCAGGCAATTGTGAAAGCGTATGACGCATATGGCAGCGGCCCGTCTGCACGTTAG
- the aspS gene encoding aspartate--tRNA ligase — MAEQLGSLARTHTCGALRPADVGQNVVLLGWVHRVRDMGALMFLDVRDRHGLTQVIIEGDAALLEKAKPLRSEFVVAILGEAERRSPETVNLSLPTGEVEVRARQVRILNEAKTPPFSIAEDQNVSEETRLKYRYLDLRRPQLQHNLALRHRITIALRKYFDEHGFYEIETPILTKSTPEGARDFLVPSRVHPGEFYALPQSPQIFKQILMIAGFDRYVQIARCFRDEALRADRQLEFTQVDLEMSFATPAMVFEIVEGALAACFKQIGVDIPRPFRRMPYAEAMAKYGNDKPDLRFGLEIQDFGPLFTESPFGIFREAVAHGGTIRGFVIPGAAKFSRREVDDLVEQAKQLGAAGLIYTRYTAEGVQVSAKAIGDDGARKVLEASGATKDDLLVLASGAPEAASKVLGQLRLQVARKQNLIPEGKWELTWVTDFPLFGWNADEKRWDSVNHPFTAPREEDLHLMKSDPGKVLAKAYDVILNGWELGGGSIRIHDRETQADVFRLLGLSEEDAKNRFGFFLESLEYGTPPHGGLALGLDRICALLAGETSIREVIPFPKTTQAVDLMCDAPSTVDPRQIRELHIRPIA, encoded by the coding sequence ATGGCTGAACAGCTCGGATCCCTCGCTCGCACGCACACTTGTGGCGCCCTTCGCCCCGCCGACGTCGGCCAGAACGTCGTCCTCCTGGGATGGGTACACCGCGTCCGCGACATGGGGGCGTTGATGTTCCTCGACGTCCGCGATCGGCACGGCCTCACGCAGGTAATCATCGAAGGCGACGCGGCCCTGCTCGAGAAGGCCAAGCCGCTGCGCTCGGAGTTCGTCGTCGCCATTCTCGGCGAGGCGGAGCGCCGCTCGCCCGAGACCGTGAACCTGTCGCTGCCGACCGGTGAAGTGGAAGTGCGCGCACGGCAGGTGCGCATCCTGAACGAGGCCAAGACGCCGCCGTTCTCGATCGCCGAGGATCAGAACGTCTCGGAAGAGACGCGGCTGAAGTATCGCTATCTCGACTTGCGCCGGCCGCAGTTGCAGCACAACCTCGCGTTGCGCCATCGCATTACCATCGCGCTGCGCAAGTATTTCGACGAGCACGGCTTCTACGAAATCGAGACGCCGATCCTGACCAAGTCAACGCCCGAGGGCGCGCGCGACTTCCTGGTGCCGAGCCGCGTGCACCCGGGCGAGTTCTACGCGCTGCCGCAGTCGCCGCAGATCTTCAAGCAGATCCTGATGATCGCCGGCTTCGATCGCTACGTGCAGATCGCCCGGTGTTTCCGCGACGAGGCGTTGCGCGCCGACCGGCAGCTCGAGTTCACGCAGGTCGACCTCGAGATGTCGTTTGCCACGCCGGCCATGGTGTTCGAGATCGTTGAAGGCGCGCTCGCCGCGTGCTTCAAGCAAATCGGCGTCGACATTCCGCGTCCGTTCAGGCGCATGCCGTACGCAGAGGCGATGGCGAAGTACGGCAACGACAAGCCCGACCTGCGCTTCGGCCTGGAGATCCAGGACTTCGGGCCGCTGTTCACCGAGTCGCCGTTCGGCATCTTCCGCGAGGCGGTGGCGCACGGCGGCACGATCCGGGGCTTTGTCATCCCGGGCGCGGCCAAGTTCTCGCGCCGTGAAGTGGACGACCTGGTGGAGCAGGCCAAGCAGCTGGGCGCCGCCGGGTTGATCTACACCCGCTACACGGCCGAGGGCGTTCAGGTGTCGGCCAAGGCGATTGGCGACGACGGCGCGCGCAAGGTGCTCGAGGCGTCGGGCGCGACGAAGGACGACCTGCTGGTGCTCGCGTCGGGCGCTCCAGAGGCGGCCTCGAAGGTGCTCGGCCAACTGCGGCTCCAAGTCGCGAGGAAGCAGAACCTGATTCCGGAAGGCAAGTGGGAGCTGACCTGGGTCACCGACTTCCCGTTGTTTGGCTGGAACGCCGACGAGAAGCGCTGGGACTCGGTGAACCACCCATTCACCGCGCCACGTGAAGAAGACTTGCACCTCATGAAATCGGACCCCGGCAAGGTGCTGGCGAAGGCCTACGACGTGATCCTGAACGGCTGGGAGCTCGGTGGCGGCAGCATCCGTATCCACGACCGCGAGACGCAGGCCGACGTGTTCCGCCTGCTCGGCCTCTCTGAAGAAGATGCCAAGAACCGCTTCGGCTTCTTTCTCGAGTCGCTCGAATATGGCACGCCTCCGCACGGCGGCCTGGCGCTCGGCCTCGACCGCATTTGCGCCTTGCTGGCCGGCGAGACCTCGATCCGCGAGGTGATTCCGTTCCCCAAGACGACGCAGGCGGTTGACTTGATGTGCGACGCGCCCTCAACTGTCGACCCGCGCCAGATTCGCGAGTTGCACATCAGGCCGATTGCATAG